The Zobellia alginiliquefaciens genome contains a region encoding:
- a CDS encoding SDR family oxidoreductase: protein MEQKVVLITGGSSGIGKSIGLYLKSKGFKVYGTTRSLAKHQDFEVFELLELNVSDNESIVSAVNKIIAREGKLDVLVNNAGVGITGPIEETPPEEVQKAFDTNLYGPLRVVQAVLPQMRKQNGGVVINITSIAGYMGLPYRGVYSATKGALTILTEALRMETKEFGVKIATIAPGDFATNIASGRYHSPVLESSPYKEPYGHTLKMMNDDVSNGEDPIAVAKKVLEVIENPNPKVHYKVGSSLQKFSIVLKRILPDKVYEKLLLNHYKL from the coding sequence ATGGAGCAAAAAGTAGTATTGATTACAGGTGGTTCGTCCGGAATAGGAAAATCTATAGGTTTATACCTAAAATCGAAAGGGTTTAAGGTGTATGGCACCACAAGAAGTTTGGCCAAACATCAGGATTTTGAGGTTTTTGAATTGCTTGAGCTTAATGTATCTGATAACGAGAGCATTGTCTCTGCCGTAAATAAGATTATAGCAAGGGAAGGTAAGCTAGATGTATTGGTAAATAATGCAGGAGTAGGAATAACGGGCCCTATTGAGGAGACACCTCCTGAAGAGGTACAAAAAGCTTTTGATACCAATTTATATGGTCCGTTACGAGTAGTGCAGGCCGTGCTGCCGCAAATGCGAAAGCAAAATGGGGGAGTGGTCATTAATATTACTTCAATAGCCGGTTATATGGGCTTACCGTACCGAGGGGTCTATTCGGCTACAAAAGGTGCACTTACCATACTTACCGAGGCCTTGCGCATGGAAACCAAGGAATTTGGCGTAAAAATAGCAACCATAGCTCCGGGAGATTTTGCTACAAACATTGCATCCGGGAGGTATCATTCTCCGGTTTTGGAGAGTTCGCCTTATAAAGAACCTTATGGTCATACCTTAAAGATGATGAATGATGACGTGTCTAACGGAGAGGACCCAATTGCGGTAGCTAAAAAGGTTCTGGAAGTAATAGAAAACCCAAACCCTAAGGTACATTACAAGGTTGGATCTTCTTTGCAGAAGTTTTCCATAGTCTTAAAGCGTATTTTACCAGATAAAGTATACGAGAAACTCTTGCTAAACCATTATAAGTTGTAA
- a CDS encoding glutaminyl-peptide cyclotransferase, translating to MTILKFFPICLFLMLFMACGGDNAPSSLFEIQLEGNSKSFQQNQNISVSLKNKKDKTIESVTYSIDGKELPVTNGKIALNMPHLGDKTLKATVAYEDASVEVTKHLKLLAPNPPEIYTYEIINEYPHDNKAYTQGLEFYKDTLYESTGKKGRSSLRKVDFKTGEVLQQVDLDQTYFGEGITILNNKIYMLTWRSGVGFIYDLQTLDKIDNFQFGESKEGWGLTNDGEKLFKSDGTEKIWFLNPETLVEEGHIETVTNKSINDSANELEYVNGKIYANVYQKPSVMIIDANSGAIEGVINFGGLSNKVTHHATWSDTDNVLNGIAYHPERQTFFVTGKEWDKMFEVKIQKK from the coding sequence ATGACAATTTTAAAGTTTTTCCCAATCTGTCTTTTTTTAATGCTTTTTATGGCTTGTGGAGGCGATAACGCCCCATCTTCACTGTTCGAAATTCAGTTAGAAGGAAACAGCAAAAGCTTTCAGCAAAACCAGAATATTTCAGTATCCTTGAAAAACAAGAAAGATAAAACAATTGAAAGTGTAACCTATTCCATAGACGGAAAGGAACTACCGGTTACTAATGGAAAAATTGCCCTTAATATGCCGCATTTAGGTGATAAAACACTTAAAGCTACCGTTGCATATGAAGATGCCTCGGTAGAAGTTACTAAACACCTAAAGCTACTAGCTCCAAATCCTCCCGAAATTTACACTTATGAAATAATTAACGAGTATCCGCACGATAACAAAGCTTACACCCAAGGTCTAGAATTTTATAAGGACACTCTTTATGAAAGTACTGGAAAAAAAGGAAGGTCTTCATTGCGGAAAGTCGACTTTAAAACTGGTGAAGTATTACAGCAAGTAGACTTGGACCAAACCTACTTTGGAGAAGGCATCACCATTTTGAACAACAAAATTTACATGCTTACCTGGCGCAGTGGCGTTGGCTTTATATACGATTTACAAACTTTGGACAAAATTGATAATTTTCAATTTGGAGAAAGTAAAGAGGGTTGGGGACTTACCAATGACGGAGAAAAATTATTTAAAAGTGACGGTACTGAAAAAATATGGTTTTTAAATCCTGAAACTTTAGTTGAAGAAGGCCATATTGAGACGGTTACTAACAAGTCTATTAATGATAGCGCCAACGAACTTGAATATGTTAATGGAAAAATCTACGCTAATGTATATCAAAAACCAAGCGTTATGATTATTGATGCCAATAGCGGAGCCATTGAAGGTGTTATTAATTTTGGAGGCTTAAGTAATAAAGTAACCCATCACGCTACTTGGAGCGATACAGATAATGTTCTAAACGGTATTGCCTACCACCCAGAAAGACAAACATTTTTTGTAACCGGAAAAGAATGGGATAAAATGTTTGAGGTGAAAATCCAAAAGAAATAA